From Alkalicoccobacillus plakortidis:
GTAATTGTAGACAAACCGAACTTTCTAAGAATTGGTCCTTGGCTTGTACTTACATGAAGGACTTTAACCATGGGTATTAATAAATGTACATGTTCGATTGCTCCATGTTTTATTTGTATATATTCGTTATCCACGCGGTATCTCCACGTTTTTTGCATATAGATTGGGTAAATGAAAATCTTGTAAATTGCTTGAAGTATGATAAGACCTGTAATGACATACGTTATGTATCCAATCCAATTTGCCCAATCATAATACCAATGCAAAAAGAGAACGGT
This genomic window contains:
- a CDS encoding PH domain-containing protein is translated as MEQGITLPDQRISKKAVVVWRISSTIAHVITLLVLGTVLFLHWYYDWANWIGYITYVITGLIILQAIYKIFIYPIYMQKTWRYRVDNEYIQIKHGAIEHVHLLIPMVKVLHVSTSQGPILRKFGLSTITIGTTASSHEIPALPVDEAEDLREKIAMLAKVTEDE